GCTCTACCTCGCCGACCACAACGCCGCGCCGGAGGGCATCAGCGGCGCGGACGCGACCCGGCTGCTGGTGCCCGCCGCGCAGAAAATGGTCTCCGCCTTCCACGAGCAGTAACGGCGCGGGCACGCTCGCGTTGCGGGGCCCGGTTGGCGTGGTTAGCGTTTTCCGGTGGCGAAAGAGACCGGTGACAAGGAAAAGCTGCTGCCCCGGCTGCGGCGGAAGTACCCGTGGCTGGATCACCTGATCCGCGCCAACGATTCCTTCAACGAAAACTACGGCAACCATTACGCGGCGGCGATCACCTACTTCAGCGTGCTGTCGGTGTTCCCGATCTTCATGGTGGCGTTCGCGATCGTCGGCATGGTGCTCGGGCACAACGCCGCGGTGATCGATCAGCTCACGCACGGGATCGACAGTTCGGTGCCGGAGGGGCTGCGCGGCCTGGTCAAGCAGATCACCGACGCCGCGCTGAAGTCCGGCAGCGGCATCGGGATCTTCGGGCTGCTGCTGGCGGCCTACTCCGGCGTCGGCTGGATGGCCAACCTCCGCGACGCGCTCACCGCGCAGTGGGGCCAGGAGAAGAAGACCGAACCGTTCGTCAGCAGGACGATCAAGGACCTGCTGTCGCTGCTCGGGCTCGGGCTGGCGCTGGTCGTGTCGTTCGCGATCACCGCGGCGGGCAGCGGGCTCGGCGAACTGCTGCTGAAGCTCGTCGGGCTGGAAGGCCAGGGCTGGGCGAAGTTCCTGCTGCACGTCGCGACGATCGTGCTCAGCCTGATCGCCAACGCGCTGGTCTTCCTGTGGGTGATCGCCCGGCTGCCGCGGGAGCACGTCGCGCTGCGGAGCGCGGTCAAGGGCGCGCTCATCGCCGCGGTCGGATTCGTGGTCTTGCAGCAGGTCGCGACGGTTTACCTGGCGAGCGTCACGAAGTCGCCGTCGGCGGCGATCTTCGGGCCGGTGATCGGGTTGCTGGTGTTCGCGAACCTGGTGTCGCGGTTCCTGCTGCTGGTGACGGCCTGGACGGCGACCGCGCGGGAGAACCAGCGCCGCGTCGTGCAGCCGCCCGCTCCGGTGGTGCTGGAGCCGCGGGTGACGGTGCAGCACGGGCTCGGGATCGGCTCGGTGGCGGGCGCGTTCAGCGCTGGCGCGTTGCTGGCCTGGCTAGGCAGGCGAAAGGGCTGACCACCCGAAAAAAGGGCCTCCTCGAGCGGATCGAGGAGGCCCTTTTTCGTGGGGAGCTACGCGCGGACGTTGCGCTTCCGCTGATGGCTGAGGACGAATCCGGCCACGATGACGAGCAGCACCACGACCGTCAGGATCCAGCCGGTCGTTCCGAACGGGTCCGGCTTTTCCGCCGCCGCGGTCGTCGCTCCCGCGGGAGTGACGCCCTTGTCGGACATCGGGGCGGCGTCGGCGGACAGCGGCTGATACGCGATCTGACCGACCGGCTGCGCGCCGCTCTTCTCCAGCGCGAAGCCGTAGTCGAGCAGTTTCGCCGCCTGGTCGACCACCTTCGTCGGGCGCTGTTCGGCCCGCATCATCACGATCGCGAGGCGGTGGCCGTCGCGTTCCGCGCCGCCGACGTACGTGTGCCGCGCGTCGTCCGTGAAGCCCGTTTTCCCGCCGAGGAAACCGGGATACACGCCGAGCAGCTTGTTGTCGTTGAACACCGGGATCGGCGGCTTCCCGTCGACGGCCGGGATCGTGAAATTCTTCGTCGCCACCACCTTGGCGAACTCCGGCTGCTTCATCGCGTAGTGGAAGACCAGGCTCAGGTCGTACGCCGAGGTGGACATGCCCGGTCCGTCGAGGCCGGAGGGGGTCGCCGCGCGGGTGTCCGTCGCGCCGATGCGGGCGGCGAGCGCGTTCATCTTGACGACCGCCGCGTCGACGCCGCCCAGCGCGGTCGCGAAGGCGTGCGCCACGTCGTTGCCCGAGTGCATCAGCAGGCCGTGCAGCAGCTGGTCCACCGTGTAGTGCCCGCCCGCGGTGATGCCGACGCAGGTGCACTCCTGCTCGGCGTCCTCCTTCGTCGGGACGATCACCTGCTCCGGCTTCAGCTCGGTGACCACCACCAGCGCCAGCAGCGTCTTGATCAGCGACGCCGGCCGCTCCCGCGCGTGCGGGTCCTTCGCCGCGACGACCGCGCCGGTGTCGAGATCCTGCAGCACCCACGACGCCGAGGTGTCGCCCGCGGGCAACGGGGGCGCGCCGGGCGGGAGGATCGGGCCGCAGGCGCCCAGCCGGTCGCCGCCGACCGGCTGCGCGGGCACCGGAAGCGGCGGCGGGACGAACTGGCCCGGCTTCGGCTTCTCCGAGGTGTCCACCGGGGGCGGCGGCGCGGCGTGGTCGGTGCATTGCTCCGCCAGCGCCGGCGCGGCGAGGGCGACGGGCGCGGCAAGGGCTACGAGGGCTGCGGCGAGTGTCGCGGCGAATGCTCGCAGCGACCGGGCGAAAGCGGGGTGCACCCACGCAATCTAGCGCCGATGGCCCGGCGGCATACTCGAGACATGCGCATTTCACGAGGTACAGCGATGGCCTTGTTCGCTTTCGGCATCTGGTCCTGGATCATCTGGATCACGTTCGCGAAGAATCTGTGGGCCAGCAACCAGTCGTGGGCGGCCGACGGTTCCCCGACGGGGTACTTCATCGTGCACGCGATCCTGACGGTGGTCTCGTTCGTGCTCGGTACCGCCATCGGGGTGCTCGGCTGGCGCGGCATCCGGGCGACGTCGGGGGCTTCCCGGGACCGCGCGAACACCTGATGCGGGGATGAGTCCTTTGGTCGGTGGCGCGGCGCGTCCGGGCTGGCTTAGTTTCGGGCGACCGACCATGGAGGCTAAATGTCCCGTTTACGTCGTTTGCTCGTCCCGCTCGCGGCAGCCGGGGTCGCTGCCGGTGCGGTGGCCGTGCCGGCGTCCGCCGCGCCCGCGCCGTCGTGTGACACCACCAGCAAGCAGTACAGCTACGTCGTGCTGTACCAACCGGGCGAGAACCAGCGTTCGGTCGACGCGGAGCTGACCGCCAAGTGCGGCAAGCGGATCGCGTACTACCCGGAGATCGGAGTCGCGGTCGCCAGTTCGCGCAACGCGGACTTCGCCGACCGGCTCGGCGTGAAGCGGGCGTACTCGGGCGGCAAGGACGTCGCCGCGAAGGCCGCCGCCCGCGCCGGACTGCGCTCGGCGATCGGCATGCTGGAGCAGACGGAGAGCGTCGCCGTCGGTGACGATTTGTCGACTCAGCAGTGGGACATGCGCGCCATCCACGCTCCGGAAGCGAACAAGATCAACCCTGGCTCGCGGTCGGTCACCGTCGGCGTGCTGGATTCCGGCATCGACGCCAAACACCCCGCGCTCGCGCACGCGGTGGACGCGCAGTCTTCCACCGGCTGCGTCACCGGCGCGCCGGACGCCTCCGCGTGGACCCCGACGAACTCCGACCACGGCACGCACGTCGCCGGCACCATCGCGGGCAAGGATCCGGCGCGCGGCTTCACCGGCATCGCGCCGGGCGTGCGGTTGGCTTCGGTGAAGGTCGTGAACGACGACGGTTACATCTTCCCGGAGGCGGCGGTCTGTGGCTTTGTCTGGGCCGCACAGCACGGTTTCCAGGTGACGAACAACAGCTACTACATCGACCCCGGTATGTTCTACTGCCGCAACGAAGCGGGCGACGCTGCCGCGTACGAGGCCGTACGGCGGGCCGTGACTTACTCGACGCAGCGCGGAACTCTCAACATCGCTGCGGCGGGCAACTCGGGCTTCGACGTTCGTACGCAGACCGTGGATCCGAACCGTCCACACAAGATCGACTCTTCGTGCGGCATCCTGCCGAAGGCGATCGACGGGGTCGTGACGGTGTCCGCGGTTGGTTACGCGGGTACGAAGGCTTACTACTCCAACTACGGCTCAGTCACGGTCACCGCGCCGGGTGGGGATTCGGGGCAGAAGCCGCCTGCCGGACAAGGCGCGGGATGCCCGCTGTCGACGATTTTCAACGGCGCTTACGGCACTAAGTGCGGTACTTCGATGGCTTCGCCGCACGCGGCCGGGGTCGCGGCCTTGCTGGCTTCTACGCATCGGAACGCACCGCCGCGGGCTTTGACGGCTTTGCTTACCGCGGAAGCGGATCCGGTGGCTTGCGATGCGTCGGCGTGTGAAGGGCCGAAGCAGAACAACTCGTACTACGGGCGTGGCCTAGTCAACGCTCTGGACGCGGTTCACTGACCCAGCCCTACGTCCGTGAAGGGCTCCTTGAGGGAATCTAATTCCCTCAAGGAGCCCTTCACGGACTTCAAAGCTAGGCGGGCATCGCAGGTGGTTTGCCTAGGGAGACTGGTGGGCGAGGGCGAGTACGTGCGGCAGCGTAGGCGGCGCGCAGTTCATCCAGGACGGCATTCGGCTCGGTGCGAAGCCTGGACGGCAGTGTTTGGACGACTGCGACCCCGAGCGAGGCGTAGCGAGTATTCCGTCGCAACGTTTGCGCGTAGTCGGCTGAACGGAAGTGGAAATCCAGAGAATCGATTTCCCAGGCCAGTCCCACGTCATCCCACCAGAAGTCCGGACGGCCGGCATAGCTGCCGGCACTGTCGTACAGCGCTTCATTCTGGTGAGTCGGCGGGTGTGGGAGGGTCCTAGTCAGTTTCTGCGCTTCGGCTTCGGCGACAGACCTGGCGTTTGCCCATTCGGCGAGGAGTCGGCGAGGAAGTGCTGTGCCGCGTTTGGTACCGCGGTCCAGTTCTTCCGCGAGCGCCTGCGGGGTGCATCCTCCTCGTTGGACTGCTTCGATCAGCGCTTGCCCGATGATGTTGGCTGTCCGATTTCGGCGAACGAAATCCGTTGTCGCCCTGACCAGCGGAGCAAGCGGTACACCCGCGCGCAACCAAGGTCGAGGCAGACGTTTTGTGCGTTCGATGATGACAAAGTCGGAGCTGGTCCTCTTGAGATGATGAGGGATCAGCACGTGAATCCGCTGCTCGCTCGCGGCGGAAACGGCTAGGCGCAGCCCGTATCGGCGGCATGCTTCTTCGCCCGTGACGACCGCGGCAGTACCTGCGTAAAGCAGGGCGGCGTGCACGAGTTGGTCCGGTGTCGGATCGTTGTTGTGCAGGAGGATGATCCCGGGCAACAGCCGTCGCCACGGGCCTCCAGGCAAGCATCTTCGATAGATGACCTTGCTGTTCATGTCCAGTGATTCCAGCGTCATCGCTCGGATCACTTGGTTAGTGCTGTGCCGGGAGAGTACGTCGGGTCCCTTCGCCCAGCGGCCTTGTCTCTGCATCTCACCAATGCTGCCGCAGTTGCCAGCGTTGGAAGGCTGTCCAGCGCCGACCTGTGAACAACCCCAAGACTTGTGGATACCTGGGCTAAAAGACGTGAAGGGCTCCTTGAGGGAATCTAATTCCCTCAAGGAGCCCTTCACGGACCGCCAGAAGAATCAGACGCGCTTGAAGAGGAGGGCGCGTTTTACTTCCTGGATCGCCTTCGTCACCTGGATGCCGCGCGGGCAGGCGTCGGTGCAGTTGAACGTCGTGCGGCAGCGCCACACGCCTTCGCCGTCGTTCAGGATGTCCAGCCGCTCCTCGGCGCCCTCGTCGCGGGAGTCGAAGATGAAGCGGTGGGCGTTCACGATCGCCGCCGGGCCGAAGTACGAGCCGTCGTTCCAGTAGACCGGGCAGGACGACGTGCAGCAGGCGCACAGGATGCACTTGGTGGTGTCGTCGAACCGGTTGCGGTCGGCCTGGGACTGGATCCGCTCGCGGGTCGGCTCGTTGCCGTAGGTGATCAGGTACGGCTTGATCGCCCGGTACGCCTCGAAGAACGGGTCCATGTCGACGTAGAGGTCCTTCAACGTCGTCAGGCCCTTGATCGGGGCGATGGTGATCTCGGTTTTCTTGCCGTTCTTCTCCAGCAGGTCCTTCAGCAGCACCTTGCAGGCCAGCCGGTTGATCCCGTTGATCTGCATCGCGTCCGAACCGCACACGCCGTGCGCGCACGAGCGGCGGAAGGAGAACGTGCCGTCGATGTAGTCCTTGACGTAGAACAGCAGGTTCAGCACGCGGTCGGTCGGCTGCGCCGGGACGTCGTAGGACTCCCAGTGCGGTTCGGAGTCGACCTCGGGGTTGAACCGCAGGATCTTCAGCGTGACCTGGATCGGCGTGTGCTCGTCGGACGCCTTGGAGGAGGGCGCCTCTGGGGTGGCCGTCGTCATCAGTACTTCCGCTCCATCGGTTCGTAGCGGGTGAAGGTGACCGGCTTGTAGTCGAGCCGGATGTCGGCCGACAGCCCCTCGCCCTGCTTGTAGGCCATGGTGTGCCGCATGAAGTTCGTGTCGTCGCGGTTCGGGTAGTCCTCGCGGGCGTGGCCGCCGCGGGACTCCTTGCGCGCGATCGCGCCGACGACCAGTACCTCGGCCAGCTCCAGCAGGAAGCCGAGCTCGACGGCCTCGAGCAGGTCGGTGTTGTACCGCTTGCCCTTGTCCGCCACGGTGATCCGCTGGTAGCGCTCCTTGAGCGCCTGGATGTCGGTCAGCGCCTGCTTCAGCGTGTCCTCGGTGCGGTACACCGAAGCGTGCGAGTCCATTGTCTGCTGCATTTCCTTGCGGATGTCGGCGACGCGCTCGTCGCCGTGCTCCGACAGCAGCAGCTTCAGCTGGTCCTCGACCAGTGCGGTCGGGTTCTCCGGCAGCTCGACGTGGTCGTGCGACAGCGCGTACTCCGCGGCGGCGATGCCCGCGCGGCGGCCGAACACGTTGATGTCCAGCAGCGAGTTCGTGCCCAGCCGGTTCGACCCGTGCACCGACACGCAGGCGACCTCGCCCGCGGCGTACAGGCCCGGGATGACGTGCTCGTTGTCGCGCAGCGCCTCGCCGTGGACGTTCGTCGGGATGCCGCCCATGACGTAGTGGCACGTCGGGAACACCGGCACCGGCTCCTTGACCGGGTCGACGCCCAGGTAGGTGCGGGAGAACTCGGTGATGTCCGGCAGCTTGGTCTCGAGGACCTCGACCGGGAGGTGGGTCACGTCGAGGACGACGTAGTCCTTGTTCGGCCCGCAGCCGCGGCCCTGCAGCACCTCCTGGACCATCGACCGGGCGACGATGTCGCGCGGCGCGAGGTCCTTGATGGTGGGGGCGTAGCGCTCCATGAACCGCTCGCCGTCGGCGTTGCGGAGGATGCCGCCCTCGCCGCGCACCGCCTCGGAGATCAGGATGCCGAGGCCGGCCAGGCCGGTCGGGTGGAACTGGAAGAACTCCATGTCCTCCAGCGGAAGGCCCTTGCGGAAGATGATGCCGAGGCCGTCGCCGGTCAGGGTGTGCGCGTTCGAGGTGGTCTTGAAGATCTTGCCCGCGCCGCCGGTGGCGAACACGATCGACTTCGCCTGGAACACGTGCAGCTCGCCGGTGGCCAGCTCGTAGGCGACCACGCCGGAGGCGATCGGGGTGCCGTCCTCGCCCTCGGACAGGATCAGGTCGAGCACGTAGAACTCGTTGAAGAACTCCGTGCCGTGCTTGACGCAGTTCTGGTACAGCGTCTGGAGAATCATGTGGCCGGTGCGGTCCGCGGCGTAGCAGGCGCGGCGCACCGCGGCCTTGCCGTGGTCGCGGGTGTGGCCGCCGAACCGGCGCTGGTCGATCTTGCCCTCGGGCGTCCGGTTGAACGGGAGGCCCATCTTCTCCAGGTCGAGGACGGCGTCGATGGCCTCCTTGGCCATGATCTCCGCGGCGTCCTGGTCGACCAGGTAGTCACCGCCCTTGACGGTGTCGAAGGTGTGCCATTCCCAGTTGTCCTCTTCGACGTTCGCCAGCGCGGCGCACATGCCGCCCTGTGCCGCGCCGGTGTGGGACCGGGTCGGGTAGAGCTTGGTGAGGACCGCGGTGCGGGCGCGCTGACCGGACTCGATGGCCGCGCGCATGCCGGCGCCGCCCGCGCCGACGATCACCACGTCGTACTTGTGGAACTGCATAGGGAAAGACTCCGCTAGCTAGTGGTGGGTGCGCCCTTAGGAGGCGGGCATCTCGGGGTCGAACGTGAAGATCACCATCGTGCCGACGGCCAGGATGAGCGCCATCGAGACGTAGAGCAGGATCTTCAGCCAGAACCGGGTGGAGTCCTTGCGCGCGTAGTCGTCGATGATCGTGCGCAGCCCGTTGCCGCCGTGGATCTCGGCGAGCCACAGCATCGCCAGGTCCCAGAACTGCCAGAACGGCGAGGCCCAGCGGCCGGCGACGAAGCCCCAGTTGATGCGGTGCACGCCGCCGTCGAGGATGTTCATGATGAACAGGTGGCCCAGCACCAGGATGATCAGCGCGAGCCCGGAGATGCGCATGAACAGCCAGCTGTAGAGCTCGAAGTTGCTGCGCCGGGCGGACGGGCGCCGCGGCGAGCGCGGCTTGTCGAGGATCAGAGCGTCGGCCATGGGATCAGGCACCCCCGAAAAGCGTCTCGACGGTGCGCTTCAGCATGAAGAACGCACCCGGAACCATCACGACCACCCACACGACGCCGATGACCCAGAGCATCGTCTTCTGGTACTTCGGGCCCTTGGCCCAGAAGTCGACCAGCAGGACGCGCAGCCCGTTGAGCGCGTGGTACAGCACCGCGCCGACAAGACCGACCTCGAGCAGGTTCACGATCGGCGTCTTGTACGTCTCGATGACCTGGTCGTAGGTGTTCGGCGACACGCGCACGAGCGCGGTGTCGAGCACGTGCACGAACAGGAAGAAAAAGGTCAGCACGCCGGTGATGCGGTGAAGCACCCAGGACCACATGCCGGGGTCGCCCCGGTAGAAGGTTCCCTGCCGGCGTGAGGCACCCGCCCGATCGCTAGCTCCTGCCCCGCTTTCGGTGGCAGTGCTCGCCGTGGTGGACATCGGTGAACGGCCTCCAACGTCATGACTGTCGTGCCCGGGTGACCGGTGAGGTCCGCACCCGCGGCCGGGGTCGGTCCACTGGGGACAACTCCGGCGACGGTGCCGAGATCAGGGGCCATCGAGCGTGGATGCATGGATGCTAGACCCGACCCATACGCCCGGCTCACCTCCGGGTTCCTCTCTGTGACAGACCAGACACCGGTGACCACGCCAGACCACTCGGTCGTGTGGTCTGGCGCACGTCTGAGCTGGCCGTGAAGGACTCCTTCCGGGAATCAGATTCCCTCGAGGAGTCCTTCACGGACCTTCCTCGGACGAAAAGGGCGCCACGGTGCGTGACGGCGGCGGGCGGGGCGGAGGGTGTTGATCACGGTCGGCGCCGGAATGGTCGCGGATCAGACCTCCGAGTAAACGTTTGTGTTACGTAGCGTGCCTTTCCTATGGCGGTTACCCGGCGGTTGGGTACGGTCTGCCAGTTGAGCCCGGCGACCGTGACCGGGCCGTTCCTGGATCGTCCGCTGGATCAGCGGGGAGGGAGACACACGTTGCGTCGCATGCGTGGAACCGCGCTGGCCGCCGCGACCATGGCTGGGGTGCTTGCACTGGCCGGGTGCGCGAAGGACACCGGGGGAAGCAACAACAACGCGTCCGGTTCGGACGGCAATGCGGGCTCGAACTGCATCACCGCCCCGAAGCCGCCCGCCGCGCCTGCCGCCGCCACGAGCAGCAGCGCCGCCTCGGGCAAGGTCGACGGCAGCAAGCTCAAGGTCGGCCTGGCCTTCGACGTCGGCGGTCGCGGTGACGCTTCCTTCAACGACGCGGCCGCCGCGGGCACCGACCGGGCGAAGTCCGAATTGGGCGTCCCGACCGTCAACGAGAGCACCGCGAGCGCGAGCGAAAGCGAAGCCGCCAAGCAGCAGCGGCTCGAGCAGATGGCGCAGCAGGGCCTGAACCCGATCGTCGCGGTCGGATTCGCCTACGCGCAGTCGGTCAAGGCCGTCGCCGCCAAGTACCCGAACACCAAGTTCGCGATCGTCGACGACGACTCGATCACCCTGCCGAACGTCACGCCGCTGGTGTTCGCCGAGGAGCAGGGCTCGTTCCTGGCCGGCGTCGCCGCCGCGTACAAGAGCAAGAAGTGCCACGTCGGCTTCGTCGGCGGCGTGAACACCCCGCTGATCCAGAAGTTCGAGGCGGGCTTCCTGCAGGGCGCGAAGGCCGTTTCGAGCAAGATCAAGATCGAGGACGAGTACCTGACGCCGGCCGGCGACTTCTCCGGCTTCCAGGACCCGCCGAAGGGCAACGCGAAGGCGGCCGCGGAGATCTCGCGCGGCGCGGACGTCGTCTACCACGCCGCCGGCGCCTCCGGCAAGGGCGTGTTCGACGCGGCCAAGCAGAACAACGCGCTGGCCATCGGCGTCGACTCCGACCAGTACAACCAGAAGACTGTCGCCGCCGACAAGGACATCATCATCACCTCGATGATCAAGCGCGTCGACGTCGCGGTCTTCGAGTACCTGCAGGCCGTCGCGAAGGGCGACCTGAGCACGGTGCCGAAGCGTTTCGACCTGAAGTCCGACGGTGTCGGCTACTCCACTTCGGGCGGCAAGGTCGACGACATCAAGGACGTGCTGGACGGGTACAAGGCCCAGATCGTCTCCGGCGCCATCAAGGTCTCGGACAAGCCGGCCAAGTAACGCTCACGACGCGGCAGGGCTCGGAAGGATCTTCCTTCCGAGCCCTCACGCGTTTCCGACAGAACGGGATGTCCCCTCCGATGACCGAGATCGAGGCCGAAGCCGTCCCCGACCGGGGCGTGCCGGCCGTCCAGCTGACCGGGATCACCAAGCGGTTCCCCGGTGTCGTCGCGAACTCCGACGTCAACCTCACCGTCGCGGCGGGCGAGGTGCACGCGCTGTGCGGCGAGAACGGCGCGGGCAAGTCGACCCTGATGAAGATCCTGTACGGGATGCAGCAGCCCGACGAGGGCAGCATCGCGATCAACGGCGCCGAGGTGAGACTGCGCAACCCGCAGGACGCCATCCGCGCCGGGATCGGCATGGTGCACCAGCACTTCATGCTCGCCGACAACCTGACCGTCGCGGAAAACGTGTTCCTCGGCGCGGAATCGCTGCACGGCATCGGCCGCGCGGCGCGGACGCGGCTGCAGGAACTGGCGAAGCGGACCGGGCTGCACGCGAAGCCGGACGCGCTGCTGGAGGAACTCGGCGTCGCCGACCGCCAGCGCGTCGAGATCGTCAAAGTCCTTTACCGCGGCGCGAAAATCATCATTCTGGACGAGCCGACCGCCGTGCTCGTGCCGCAGGAAGTGGACGCGCTCTTCGCGACCGTCCGCGAGATGCAGGCCGACGGGTACACGTTCCTCTTCATCTCGCACAAGCTGGACGAGGTGCGCGCGATCGCCGACACGGTCACCGTGATCCGGCGCGGCACCACGGTCGGCACCGCGGACCCGAAGAAGATCACCAGCCGCGAACTGGCCGAGATGATGGTCGGTTCGGAGCTGCCGAGCCCGGAGACGCGCGAGTCGACGGTGACCGACCGCGAGGTCCTGCAGGTACGCGAACTGCGGCTGTCCGCCGAGGGCTCCGAGCGCAACGTGCTGGACCACATCTCCTTCACCGTGCACGCGGGCGAGGTGCTCGGCATCGCGGGCGTCGAGGGCAACGGCCAGACCGAACTGGTCGAAACGATCATGGGGATGCGCAAGGCGAGCGGCGGCCACATCGAGCTGACGCCGCCGGACGGCGAGACGCGCGACCTGGTCAAGCTGGGCACGCTCGCCCGGCGCGAGGCGGGCATCGGCTACATCGCCGAGGACCGCACGCGGCACAGCCTCCTGCTCACGCAACCGTTGTGGGTCAACCGGATTCTCGGGTACCAGACGCGGGAACCGGTGTCCGGCGGGCAACTGCTCAACATCGCGGGCGCGCGCGAGGACACCGAGCGGATCGTGCGCGAGTACGACGTCCGCACGCCCGGCATCGACGTTCCGGCCGCCGCGCTGTCCGGCGGGAACCAGCAGAAGCTGATCGTCGGCCGCGAGCTGTCCGGCAATCCGGTGCTGCTGATCGCTTCGCACCCGACGCGCGGCGTCGACGTCGGCGCCCAGGCGCTGATCTGGGAACAGATCCGCCAGGCGCGTGCCGACGGTCTCGCCGTGCTGCTGATCTCCGCGGACCTCGACGAGCTGATCGGGTTGTCCGACACCATTCGCGTGATGCTGCGCGGTCGGCTCGTGAGCGAGGCGAACCCGGCCACCGTCACCCCGCAGGAACTCGGTTCCGCCATGACCGGCGCCGAAGAAGGTGAAGACTCATGAGTTCGTGGCACACGCGGCTGCTGCCGCCTCTGCTCGCGATCGCGTTCGCGGTGCTCCTGTCCGCGATCGCGCTCGTCATCTCCGGCGCCGACCCGTTGCAGGCGTACGGGACGATGATCGGCCAGCTGTTCAAGGGCTCGACCGCGGTCGACACGGTGAACCTCGCGACGGTGTACTACCTGTCCGGTCTCGCCGTGGCGATCGGGTTCCAGATGAACCTGTTCAACATCGGCGTCGAGGGTCAGTACCGGTTCGCCGCGGTGGTCGCCGCGATCATCGGCGGGGCGCTGCAGCTGCCGCCGGTCATCCACACCAT
The nucleotide sequence above comes from Amycolatopsis sp. AA4. Encoded proteins:
- a CDS encoding ABC transporter ATP-binding protein yields the protein MTEIEAEAVPDRGVPAVQLTGITKRFPGVVANSDVNLTVAAGEVHALCGENGAGKSTLMKILYGMQQPDEGSIAINGAEVRLRNPQDAIRAGIGMVHQHFMLADNLTVAENVFLGAESLHGIGRAARTRLQELAKRTGLHAKPDALLEELGVADRQRVEIVKVLYRGAKIIILDEPTAVLVPQEVDALFATVREMQADGYTFLFISHKLDEVRAIADTVTVIRRGTTVGTADPKKITSRELAEMMVGSELPSPETRESTVTDREVLQVRELRLSAEGSERNVLDHISFTVHAGEVLGIAGVEGNGQTELVETIMGMRKASGGHIELTPPDGETRDLVKLGTLARREAGIGYIAEDRTRHSLLLTQPLWVNRILGYQTREPVSGGQLLNIAGAREDTERIVREYDVRTPGIDVPAAALSGGNQQKLIVGRELSGNPVLLIASHPTRGVDVGAQALIWEQIRQARADGLAVLLISADLDELIGLSDTIRVMLRGRLVSEANPATVTPQELGSAMTGAEEGEDS